In Methanocaldococcus lauensis, a single genomic region encodes these proteins:
- a CDS encoding RtcB family protein: MKDILKRVSDVVWELPKGYKDCMRVPGRIYLNEILLDELEPEVLEQVANVACLPGIYKHSIAMPDVHYGYGFCLHPDAKVLTEHGFYYKIKDYENLKDEKVKVFNTEDKKIENTDVERFFKLKPYCKVYRVKTKLGYETIATEDHPFYTPNGMIELKHLKIGDSIGIYPFEGIEYEEPSDEIIIDENSIVECMEKLNLSEKSKEIILRKLKEKELIPLTYNHKKLPYLLKIMGFIFGDGSMNFIGKRKDGIIQFSSKNPNDLEEIRKDIIKLGYTPSKVYEKDNCYFFVVNSTSLLVYLYTLGVPIGNKTLKEYEFPEWIFKCKLWQKRLFLASFFGAELRKPYPRKDRKALFTFPTLEMAKDLKIKEDALKFLGNIVKLLSEFGIEATIKKRNSTHKRKDGVETVRYVLTINGTPKNLINLWSKIGYEYNRERQELGCYAVAYLKYREREINRKKELVEKVKELFEKGKKPSEIIKLLNVDKSDERFVKDVWNKLKNGKDINEIRISSKFPRFEEFIKEKKVGDGLIWDEIESIEEVDDIEEVYDFTINHKDHNFIADNFLVSNCIGGVAAFDIREGVISPGGVGFDINCLTPDTKILTEDGYFIKLEKLKEKLDLEIKIYNTEEGKEKSSNILFVSERDAEEKIIRIKTESGRILEGSKDHPVLTLNGYVPMGMLKEGENIIVYPFEGVEYEEPSDEVILDEKDFADCDKQIIKYLKDRDLLPFKMNDRNIGIIARLLGFAYGDGSIVKEKGGKLYLAFYGKEETLIKIKEDLEKLGVKSSKIYSRKREIGDEYTSLCEDNYIKITSKAFALFMHKLGMPIGKKTEQKYNIPEWIKKAPKWVKRNFLAGLFGADGSRVVFKNYTSLPINLTMSKSEELKANILEFLNEIKLLLKEFEIESVIYDIKSLEGRVSYRLAIVEEESIRHFLGKINYEYSEEKKVIGLLSYEYLKKKNAIKEIRRKCIEKAKELYEEGLTISEILKMDEFRNEFINRRLIERAIYGKLDREDVRVSTKFPKFEEFIKKYGVKGGFVIDKIIKIEEIPYKSKLYDVGIVSKEHNFIANNIVVHNCGVRLIRTNLTKDEVEPKIKELIKTLFKNVPSGLGSKGIVKFSKGVMDDVLEEGVRWAVREGYGWKDDLEFIEENGCMREADSSYVSDKAKERGRVQLGSLGSGNHFLEVQYVERVFDEEAAEVYGIEENQVVVMVHCLPEDAKIMTEYGYYIKIKDLENCYDKVKLLIYDKENKTLIPAKIKKFWKFKNNKKIYKIKTFTGKELICTEDHPIWTPSGWKQCKDLKINDLVLIYPFEGVEYEKPDDITIVDEEDIINAGGTPRMIKNLKKKGLLPLKLNHEKIGIIARLVGYAIGDAWVGGKRPTVKFIDNLDVLNEIKSDLEELGFSSTLVKLKKHKSEITHINSSGDLIKHNFEGEGYQLVVRAPSFAIFLKALGVPYGKKSDIPFSVPEWIKQSPKWIKRLFLAGYFGAEMNIISPRKNEPYRVENLKVSLNKVEDLVDNGIKFMEEIKQLLEEFDIKGSIYVKPYTKRKDGKTSYKIILKLSGKIDNVIKFASKIGYEYNKKRQSMLMKSLQYYIYKKKIIKQESIETGISEKKLLITSYKYRKTKMEQFDTYISKYSNGDLTLWDIVVSVEEVKENIDIVYDLTIDNENHNFIANNFIVSNTGSRGLGHQICTDYLRILEKAAKNYGIKLPDRQLACAPFESEEGQSYFKAMCCGANYAWANRQMITHWVRESFEEVFKIHAEDLEMSIVYDVAHNIAKKEEHIIDGKKVKVIVHRKGATRAFPPKHEAIPKEYRDIGQPVLLPGDMGTASYLMKGTEIAMKETFGSTAHGAGRKLSRAKALKLWKGKEIQRKLAEMGIIALSDSKAVLAEEAPDAYKNIDLVADTCHIAGISLKVARMKPLGVIKG; the protein is encoded by the coding sequence ATGAAAGATATTTTAAAGAGAGTTTCTGATGTAGTTTGGGAATTACCTAAAGGTTATAAAGATTGTATGAGAGTTCCTGGAAGAATATATTTAAATGAGATTCTTTTAGATGAGTTAGAGCCAGAGGTTTTAGAGCAAGTAGCCAATGTTGCATGCCTACCTGGAATTTATAAGCATTCTATAGCCATGCCTGATGTGCATTATGGATATGGATTCTGCCTTCACCCTGATGCAAAAGTATTAACTGAACATGGTTTCTACTATAAAATAAAAGATTATGAAAACTTAAAAGATGAAAAAGTTAAGGTTTTCAATACAGAAGACAAAAAAATAGAAAATACAGATGTTGAAAGGTTCTTTAAATTAAAACCTTATTGTAAAGTTTATAGAGTTAAAACTAAATTAGGATATGAAACAATAGCCACAGAAGACCATCCTTTCTATACACCAAATGGAATGATAGAACTTAAACACTTAAAGATTGGTGATTCTATAGGAATTTATCCATTTGAGGGAATTGAATATGAAGAACCTTCAGATGAAATAATTATTGATGAAAATTCCATAGTAGAATGTATGGAAAAATTGAATTTAAGTGAAAAGAGTAAAGAAATCATTTTAAGAAAACTAAAAGAGAAAGAATTAATTCCATTAACCTACAACCATAAAAAATTGCCTTACTTATTGAAAATTATGGGCTTTATCTTTGGAGACGGCTCTATGAACTTCATAGGAAAAAGAAAAGATGGAATAATTCAATTCTCTTCAAAAAATCCAAATGACTTAGAGGAGATTAGAAAAGATATTATAAAATTAGGATACACTCCTTCAAAAGTTTATGAAAAGGATAATTGCTACTTCTTTGTAGTAAATTCCACAAGTTTATTAGTTTATCTCTATACTTTGGGAGTTCCAATAGGAAATAAGACATTAAAAGAATATGAGTTCCCAGAATGGATATTCAAATGTAAATTATGGCAGAAGAGATTGTTCTTAGCGTCATTCTTTGGAGCAGAGTTGAGAAAACCATATCCAAGAAAAGATAGAAAAGCCCTCTTTACATTCCCAACATTAGAGATGGCTAAAGATTTAAAAATTAAAGAAGATGCTTTAAAATTCTTAGGAAATATTGTCAAATTGTTAAGTGAATTTGGTATTGAAGCAACAATTAAAAAGAGAAATTCAACACACAAAAGAAAAGATGGTGTAGAGACAGTTAGATATGTTTTAACAATAAATGGAACTCCTAAGAACTTAATAAATCTATGGTCTAAGATTGGCTATGAATACAATAGAGAGAGACAAGAACTCGGATGTTATGCAGTGGCATATTTAAAGTATAGAGAAAGAGAAATAAATAGAAAAAAAGAACTCGTAGAAAAAGTAAAAGAGTTATTTGAAAAAGGAAAAAAACCTTCAGAAATTATAAAACTATTAAATGTAGATAAATCTGATGAAAGATTTGTCAAAGATGTTTGGAATAAATTGAAAAATGGAAAAGATATTAATGAGATAAGAATTTCCTCAAAATTCCCAAGATTTGAAGAATTCATTAAAGAAAAAAAGGTTGGGGATGGACTAATTTGGGATGAGATTGAAAGTATAGAGGAAGTTGATGATATAGAGGAGGTTTATGACTTTACTATAAATCACAAAGACCACAACTTTATAGCAGATAACTTCTTAGTTTCAAATTGTATTGGAGGAGTAGCAGCTTTTGACATAAGGGAGGGGGTTATAAGCCCTGGAGGGGTAGGTTTTGATATAAATTGCCTTACTCCAGACACAAAAATATTAACAGAAGACGGATATTTCATAAAATTGGAAAAACTAAAAGAAAAATTAGATTTAGAGATTAAGATTTATAACACAGAAGAAGGAAAAGAAAAATCCTCTAATATATTATTTGTTTCTGAAAGGGATGCAGAAGAAAAAATAATAAGAATAAAAACAGAATCTGGAAGAATCTTAGAAGGTAGTAAAGACCATCCAGTTTTAACATTAAATGGCTATGTTCCAATGGGTATGCTAAAAGAAGGAGAAAATATAATAGTTTATCCATTTGAAGGAGTTGAATATGAAGAACCTTCAGATGAAGTAATATTAGATGAAAAAGATTTTGCAGATTGTGATAAACAAATTATAAAATATCTAAAGGATAGAGATTTATTACCATTTAAAATGAACGATAGAAATATTGGAATTATTGCAAGGTTGTTGGGCTTTGCTTATGGAGATGGAAGTATAGTTAAAGAGAAGGGAGGTAAATTATATTTAGCATTCTATGGAAAGGAAGAGACACTTATTAAAATTAAAGAAGATTTAGAGAAATTAGGAGTAAAATCTTCAAAAATATATTCAAGGAAGAGAGAAATTGGAGATGAATATACAAGTTTATGTGAAGACAACTATATAAAAATAACTTCAAAGGCTTTTGCATTGTTTATGCATAAATTAGGAATGCCAATTGGTAAAAAGACAGAGCAAAAATATAATATTCCAGAGTGGATAAAGAAGGCACCAAAATGGGTAAAGAGGAATTTCTTGGCTGGTTTGTTTGGAGCAGATGGAAGTAGAGTAGTGTTTAAAAACTACACATCATTGCCAATAAATCTAACAATGTCAAAGAGTGAAGAGTTAAAAGCTAATATTTTAGAGTTTTTAAATGAGATTAAACTCTTGTTGAAAGAGTTTGAAATTGAAAGTGTGATTTATGATATAAAATCATTAGAGGGAAGAGTTTCATATAGATTAGCAATTGTTGAAGAAGAGAGTATAAGACACTTCTTAGGAAAAATAAACTATGAATATTCAGAAGAGAAGAAAGTTATTGGATTATTATCTTATGAATACTTAAAGAAAAAGAATGCTATAAAAGAGATAAGAAGGAAATGTATTGAAAAAGCAAAAGAACTATATGAAGAAGGATTAACTATTTCAGAAATTTTAAAAATGGATGAATTTAGAAATGAGTTTATAAACAGGAGGTTAATAGAAAGAGCAATATATGGAAAATTAGACAGAGAGGATGTAAGGGTTTCAACAAAATTCCCAAAGTTTGAAGAATTCATTAAAAAATATGGAGTTAAAGGAGGATTTGTAATAGATAAAATAATAAAAATTGAAGAGATTCCTTACAAATCAAAGTTATATGATGTTGGAATTGTAAGTAAGGAGCACAACTTTATAGCAAATAATATAGTTGTTCATAACTGTGGAGTTAGATTAATAAGAACTAATTTAACAAAAGATGAAGTAGAACCGAAAATAAAAGAGCTTATAAAAACATTATTTAAAAATGTCCCTTCTGGTTTAGGTAGTAAAGGAATTGTTAAGTTCAGTAAGGGAGTTATGGATGATGTTTTAGAAGAGGGTGTTAGGTGGGCTGTTAGAGAGGGTTATGGTTGGAAAGATGATTTAGAGTTTATTGAAGAAAATGGATGTATGAGAGAGGCAGATTCTTCTTATGTATCAGACAAGGCAAAAGAAAGAGGTAGAGTTCAGTTAGGTAGCTTAGGTAGTGGAAATCATTTCTTAGAAGTGCAATATGTTGAGAGAGTATTTGATGAAGAAGCGGCAGAAGTTTATGGAATAGAGGAAAATCAAGTTGTTGTTATGGTGCATTGCCTACCGGAAGATGCAAAAATAATGACTGAATATGGATATTATATAAAGATTAAAGATTTAGAAAACTGTTATGATAAAGTTAAACTTCTAATCTATGACAAAGAAAATAAAACATTAATTCCAGCAAAAATTAAAAAGTTTTGGAAATTCAAAAATAATAAGAAAATATATAAAATAAAAACTTTCACTGGAAAAGAACTTATTTGCACAGAAGACCATCCAATATGGACGCCCTCAGGATGGAAACAATGTAAAGATTTAAAAATAAATGATTTAGTCTTAATATATCCATTTGAAGGTGTTGAGTATGAAAAACCAGACGATATTACAATAGTAGATGAAGAAGATATTATTAATGCAGGGGGAACTCCAAGAATGATTAAAAATCTAAAGAAAAAAGGATTACTACCTCTAAAATTAAACCATGAAAAGATAGGAATTATTGCAAGATTGGTAGGATATGCCATTGGTGATGCATGGGTAGGTGGAAAAAGACCAACAGTTAAATTTATTGATAATTTAGATGTATTAAATGAAATAAAATCTGATTTGGAAGAGTTGGGCTTTTCATCAACATTAGTAAAATTAAAGAAACATAAATCAGAAATAACTCACATTAATAGTAGTGGAGACCTAATAAAGCATAATTTTGAGGGAGAAGGATATCAATTAGTAGTTAGAGCCCCATCCTTTGCCATATTCCTAAAAGCATTAGGAGTTCCATATGGTAAAAAATCAGATATTCCATTCTCTGTCCCAGAATGGATAAAACAAAGTCCAAAATGGATAAAAAGATTGTTCTTAGCTGGATACTTTGGGGCTGAAATGAATATTATTAGTCCAAGAAAAAATGAACCATATAGAGTAGAAAACCTAAAAGTATCTTTAAACAAAGTTGAGGATTTAGTAGATAATGGAATTAAATTTATGGAAGAAATTAAACAATTATTAGAAGAATTCGATATTAAAGGAAGTATCTATGTAAAACCATACACCAAAAGAAAAGATGGAAAAACAAGTTATAAAATAATACTAAAATTGAGTGGAAAAATAGATAATGTTATAAAATTTGCAAGTAAAATTGGATACGAATACAATAAGAAGAGACAGTCAATGCTAATGAAATCATTACAATATTACATATACAAGAAAAAAATTATAAAACAAGAGTCAATTGAAACTGGAATAAGTGAAAAAAAATTACTAATAACTTCATACAAATATAGGAAAACAAAAATGGAGCAATTTGACACATATATATCAAAGTATTCTAACGGGGACTTAACCTTATGGGATATTGTAGTATCAGTAGAAGAAGTTAAAGAAAACATAGATATAGTTTATGATTTAACAATAGATAACGAAAATCATAACTTCATTGCAAATAATTTCATAGTTAGTAATACAGGTTCAAGAGGGCTTGGACACCAAATCTGTACAGATTATTTAAGAATTTTAGAGAAAGCAGCTAAGAACTATGGAATAAAGTTGCCAGATAGACAATTGGCATGTGCTCCATTTGAATCAGAAGAAGGACAGAGTTACTTTAAGGCAATGTGCTGTGGAGCAAACTATGCATGGGCAAATAGGCAGATGATTACACACTGGGTTAGAGAGAGCTTTGAGGAAGTATTTAAAATACATGCTGAGGATTTAGAAATGAGTATAGTGTATGATGTAGCTCACAACATTGCCAAAAAAGAGGAACACATAATAGATGGAAAAAAAGTAAAGGTTATAGTTCATAGAAAAGGAGCTACAAGGGCATTCCCTCCAAAGCATGAGGCGATTCCAAAAGAATATAGAGATATTGGACAACCAGTATTGCTTCCAGGAGACATGGGAACTGCATCATATTTAATGAAAGGAACTGAAATAGCTATGAAAGAAACATTTGGTTCAACAGCTCATGGAGCAGGAAGAAAATTGAGTAGAGCAAAGGCATTAAAGCTATGGAAAGGTAAAGAAATTCAAAGAAAATTGGCTGAAATGGGAATTATCGCATTGAGTGATTCAAAGGCAGTATTGGCTGAGGAAGCTCCAGACGCATATAAAAACATAGACTTAGTCGCTGATACATGCCATATAGCAGGAATATCTTTAAAAGTAGCAAGAATGAAGCCATTAGGAGTTATTAAAGGATAA
- a CDS encoding transketolase, translating into MVNKVNKDEIEKLKKIAKRVRYKIVKMVGLAKSGHPGGSLSATDIIVALYFKIMNYDPKNPYKKDRDRFVLSKGHAAPALYAVLSELGIIEEEELWKLRRLEGKLQGHPSMDTPGVEICTGSLGQGFSASVGMALGCRLDKLNNYIYVLLGDGECQEGIVWEAAMAASHYKLDNLIAFVDRNKLQIDGNTEDVMSLGDLKAKFEAFGWDVFEIDGHNFEEIINTVEKAKSLKNGKPKMIIAYTVKGKGVSFMEHNVGFHGKAPNEEQLKKALEELSE; encoded by the coding sequence ATGGTTAATAAAGTTAATAAAGATGAAATTGAAAAACTAAAAAAAATTGCAAAAAGGGTTAGATACAAAATTGTAAAAATGGTAGGTTTAGCAAAGTCGGGACATCCTGGAGGTAGTTTATCAGCAACTGATATAATTGTAGCTTTGTATTTTAAAATAATGAATTATGATCCAAAAAATCCATATAAAAAAGATAGAGATAGGTTTGTTTTGAGTAAAGGTCATGCGGCTCCAGCATTGTATGCCGTTTTATCTGAGTTAGGAATTATAGAGGAAGAAGAACTTTGGAAATTGAGAAGATTGGAAGGTAAATTACAGGGACATCCCTCAATGGATACTCCTGGAGTTGAAATTTGTACAGGTTCTTTAGGGCAAGGATTTTCAGCAAGTGTTGGAATGGCTTTAGGATGTAGATTAGATAAATTAAACAACTATATCTATGTTTTATTGGGTGATGGTGAATGTCAAGAAGGCATTGTATGGGAAGCGGCAATGGCAGCATCTCATTACAAATTGGACAACTTAATAGCGTTTGTTGATAGAAATAAATTACAGATTGATGGAAATACTGAAGATGTTATGAGTTTAGGAGATTTAAAAGCTAAATTTGAAGCGTTTGGCTGGGATGTTTTTGAAATAGATGGCCATAACTTTGAGGAAATTATAAATACTGTTGAAAAAGCTAAAAGTCTAAAAAATGGAAAGCCAAAGATGATTATTGCATATACAGTTAAAGGTAAAGGCGTTTCATTTATGGAGCATAATGTTGGATTTCATGGAAAAGCTCCAAATGAAGAGCAGTTAAAGAAAGCATTAGAAGAATTGAGTGAATAA